The window GTCGGGTTACGGGTTCGCGCCGTCGGCGGCGGCCACGTCGGCATCGTGCGCGGCGTCGTGCGCAACGTCTTCTTGCCCTTCGATCTGCTGATCATCGGCTTCGTGCTCGCGGCCTTGACGCCGCGCCGCCGCCGCATCGGCGATTTCGTCGCCGGCACCGAGGTCGTCAACGCGCCGCGCGCCGCCATCGGAGCGATCGCGTCGATCGCGTTGCTCGGCGGCTGGACGTATGCGGCATACGCGTACGCCGATGGGCTGCGCACGGCTCAGGTGCTTTCAAACGGGGCCGAGATCTACGGGCCGGCTCTGCTGGCCGGCCAAGGCACACCGCCCCCGGGACCGACGCCGCTGCCGGACCGTACGGCTGTGCCCACTGAACAGCCGATCACCGTGCCGACGCTGGCGCCATCGCCGGGCCAATCAGCGACTGGCCCCGCGCCGTCGCCTGCGGCATCCGGCGCCAGCGCCCGTCCATCACAGGCCTCGCCGCAAACCTCGCC of the Candidatus Eremiobacteraceae bacterium genome contains:
- a CDS encoding RDD family protein encodes the protein MATCPACGEEQRGSSAFCSSCGAVLDRPDTSAAAGLPPPPAPAPGSIVPEPQAALAASPQTPVEDFGDIGQYIARRLLALIVDLIGVSALLATTIAYLVARSGADPHSFGAFFETAVYVLFALIVYLCVSEAYLATTLGKALVGLRVRAVGGGHVGIVRGVVRNVFLPFDLLIIGFVLAALTPRRRRIGDFVAGTEVVNAPRAAIGAIASIALLGGWTYAAYAYADGLRTAQVLSNGAEIYGPALLAGQGTPPPGPTPLPDRTAVPTEQPITVPTLAPSPGQSATGPAPSPAASGASARPSQASPQTSPSNASPSAQPSPAQTSPGPTTTTS